In Holophagales bacterium, the DNA window CCGAGGTGCCGGATCGAGACGAACTCGGGGGGGCGACTTTCCGCGATGACGGACGACATCCCCTCCCCGTTCGACGCGAGAAACCGGATCCGGTCGCCCGTGTTCCACGAGCCCTCGTCGTACGAGCCCTCGCAGAACGGCGCGGTCCAGGCCCTGTAGGTGTCCGGGCCGAGCATCGCGGCCCAGACGGCCTCGCGCGGGGCGTGGATGGTGGTCGCGTAGCGAAGGGTCTTCATGGGCGCCTCCTTCGTCGGGGTCGGCCTCGGTACGTCCCGTCCGCTTCCTGTGCTTCCATTCATACCACGGCGCAGCGGGAAGGGGCCTCTCCGCGGGGTCTCGTCTTGACGCTCCCCTCGACGCAGCGCTACCGTTCGAACGCCTCGGACTCGATCCTCGGCTGGGGAGATGCGTATGCGCTGCTCACCTCGCGGATTCCGTTTCGTCGTGCTCGTCGCGGCGTCCCTTCTGCTCCCGGCCGGGAGCGCTCTCGCGCAGGTCCCAGCGTGCACGCCGCCGCCCCCGGGAATGGTGGCGTGGTGGCCGGGCGACGGGAACGCGAGCGACATCGCGGGGGTGCACCACGGCTCGGTCGTCGGAGGCGTGACGTACGCCGCAGGCAGGGTCGGCCAGGCTTTCCGCCTCGACGGCTCGACCGGCTGGGTGCAGGTGCCGGACTCGGCGGCGCTCTCCGTAACGGGCCAGATCACGATCGACGCCTGGATCAACCCGGCCACCACGGGGGGGCGCGTCGTCGACAAGATTACGGCCGGGGGAGCGGACGGCTACCTCCTCGACACGCACGGCGGCGTCGTCCGGCTGATCGTCGACGGACAATCGGTGAGCGGGGCGACGACCCTGCCGACCGGGGCCTGGTCGCACGTCGCGGGCGTTTACGACGGCGCCGAGATGCGCGTCTACCTCAACGGAACGCTGGACGGCTCGCTCGGCACGACCGTGGCGATTCCCGTGAACGCGCTTTCCGTCCGGATCGGCGCCGCGTCCGACGGAGGAAGCCTGTTCAACGGGCTGATCGACGAGGTCGAGGTCTTCGGCCGGGCGCTGTCGCAGCCCGAGATCCAGGCGATCGTGGCCGCGGGGAGCGCGGGGAAGTGCAAGCAGGCCGCCACCGCGGAGGTTCCGGCCGTGTCGATTCGGGGTCTCTCGGCCCTCGCCCTCCTGCTCGCGGCAGGCGCGCTCCGGGTCCTGCGGCTCCATCCGGTCTGAGTTCCGGCCCGGACACCGACCCTCGCTCTACGCGAACGGGGAGACGTGGCGGAAAAGGGCCACGTCCACGAGCCCCTTGTCCGTCAGCTTCAGCTCGGGGATGACGGGGAGGGCGAGGAAGGCCAGGGTCATGAAGGGGTGGTCGACCGAGGTGCCGAGGGCGCGGGCCGCCTCGTTGGCTCCGCGTTCGGCGAGGTCGACGTCTTCCATGCGCGCGTTCGACATGAGTCCCGCCACGGGGAGGGCGACCTCGGCGAGGACCTGGGCGCCGTCCGCGACGACGATGCCGCCGCCGATCTCGGCGGCGCGGCGGACCGCGGTCTCCATGGAGGTGTCGTCGCAGCCGCAGACGACGACGTTGTGCGAGTCGTGGGCGACCGAGGAGGCGATGGCGCCGCGGGCGAGGCCGAAGCCGCGCGCGAAGGAGACGCCGACGTTGCCGGTGCCGCGGTGCCGCTCGACGACGGCGAGCTTGGCGAGGTCGCGCGATGGGTCGGCGGCGGCGGCGCCGTCGACGGCGCGGGCCTCGGCGGTCGCGGAGCCGGTGGCGAGGGAACCGGGGTGGACCTCGATGACCCGGACGTGCGCACCGGGGGCCGCAGCGAGGCGCAGGCGCGTGGCGTCGAAGCCGTCGAGCCGGAACGAGGGTCCCTCGGAGATGCCGCGGGAGGGAACGTCGACGAGGAGCTCGCCGCCCTGCGCGACGCGCCTCCCGCCGAGGACGACGAGGTCGGGCCTGACGTCCTCGAGCGCGGCGAACGTGACGAGGTCGGCGCGGAAGCCGGGGGCGATGGCCCCCCGGTCGCGGAATCCGTAGTGCCGCGCGCACGACCACGACGCGAGCCGGAACGCGAGGACCGGGTCGAGGCCCATCGCGATGGCGCGGCGGACGTGGTGGTCGACGTGGCCGTGGGTGAGGAGGTCCCAGGGGTGGCGGTCGTCGGTGGCGAAGGCGAAGCGCTCGGAGTTCGTCGCGTTGACGAGCGGGAGCAGGTCGTCGAGGTTCTTGGCGGCGGTCCCCTCGCGGATCCAGATCGACATGCCGCGCCGCACCTTCTCGGTCGCCTCGTCGCGGCCGAGGCACTCGTGGTCGGTCCGGATCCCCGCGCCGACGTAGGCGTTGAGGTCGAGGCCGGTCAGGAGCGGCGAGTGGCCGTCGATGGGGAGCCCGCGGGAGACGGCGTCCTCGATCTTCGCGCGGACGCCGGGGTCGCCGAAGAGGAATCCGGGAACGTTCATCATCTCGGCGAGCCCGAGGACGTTCTTTCGCCCGTAGAAGGGGGCGAGGTCCTCCGCACCGAGGGTCGCCCCGGCCGTCTCGAGGTGCGTCGCCGGGACGCACGAGGGGAGCATGACGTGGATCTCGACGGGGAGGTCCGCCGCGGAGCTCAGGAACGCCTCGAGCCCCTCGGCGCCTCTCACGTTCGCGATCTCGTGCGGGTCGGTGACGACGGCGGCCGTGCCGTGCGCCGCGGCGAGGCGCGCGAAGACGGGGGGAGTCGTCATCGTCGACTCGATGTGGATGTGGGCGTCCCAGAAGGCCGGCGCGAGGAAAGCGCCCTTCAGGTCGATCTCGTCCTCGGGACGGGCCGCGCGGTAGGGGCCGAAGCCGAGGATCCGGTCGCCGGCGACGCCCACCGTCTCCTCGTGGATCTCGCCCGTCAGAACGTTGACGACCCGGGCGTTCCGGAAGACGAGGTCGGCGGGTACGGTGCCGCGGGCGGCATCGACGAACGCGGAGAGGGGGAGCTTTCCAGAGGGCATGGGAGCCTCCGACCCCTAGCCTAGACCGGGACGGGGCCGGAGGCGAATTGCCGGGTCGCATCGCGGGGAAGGCCGGACACTCGGAAGGTGATTCGCATAGGATCGGCACACATCTGAAGGAGGTTTCCCCATGTCCGAGCGCACGGAACTGCTGCCGGGTTCTTTCTGCTGGCCCGAGCTGGCCACCCCCGACTCCGCGAAGGCGAAGGCGTTTTATGCCGGTATCTTCGGCTGGACTGCCGTCGACGCCCCCTCGTCCGGCGGGACCTACACGTTCCTCCGGCTGCGCGGCCTCGACGTCGCGGCGTGCCGGACGCTGAGCGACCACGAGAAGGCCCAGGGGATCCCCTCGTACTTCATGACGTACATCTCGACAGCCTCGACGGATACGTCGGCCGCGAAGGCGGCCGAGCTCGGCGGAAAGGTCCTCTTCGGGCCGTTCGACGTCGAGGGGATCGGCCGGATGGCCGTCGTCCAGGACCCGGGCGGCGTCGTCTTCGCGCTCTGGGAGGCGCGGGGGCACATCGGGGCGCGCCTCGTCGGCGAGGAGAACACCCTCTGCTGGACCGAGCTCGTCACGAAGGACCCCGACGGGGCGAAGGCGTTCTACGGCGGCCTCTTCGGCTGGACCTGGAAGGAGTCGGAGGTCAGCGGTCCCTCCGAGTACCACGAGATTCATCGCGACGGACAGGCGATCGGCGGTCTCCTCCCGATGAAGGGGAAGTGGTGGGCCGACGTCCCGCCGCACTGGATGCCCTACATCTTCGTGTCGGACTGCGACGCGTCCGCCGCGAAGGCCACCGCGCTCGGCGGAGGAGCGGCCGTCCCGCCGATGGACATCCCGCACGTCGGCCGCTTCGCGGTCCTGCGCGACGACCAGGGGGCGCATTTCTCGGTCATCGCGATGGCGCCGATGCCTGTGACCGCCTGAGTTGACGGGAAGGAGGGGGACGGCGCTCCACCGTCCCCCTCCGCCGCCTCCACGCGCCGGTGCTACCGTCCCCCCCCGGAGGAGACACGGATGCGGGAGATCGACCTGAGGAGCGACACGGTGACGCGGCCGTCGGCCGCGATGCGGGTGGCGATGGCCGAGGCGGTGGTCGGCGACGACGTCTTCGGCGACGATCCGACGGTCCGGGAGCTGGAGGAGGTCGCGGCGGAGCTGCTCGGGAAGGCCGCGGGGCTCTTCGTTCCGTCGGGAACGATGTCGAACCAGGCGGCGCTCCTGGCGTGGACGGAGAGGGGCGACGAGGTCTTCCTCCACGAGCGGAGCCACATCCTCCTCTACGAGCGCGCGGGCGCCGCGGTCATCGGGTCGCTCCAGACGCACACCTTCGCCTCCGAGGACGGAATGCTCGACCCGGAGACGATGGAGGAGTTCGTCCACACGGGGGAGGACCCGCACAACGCGCCCACGCGCGTCGTCGCCCTCGAGAACACGCACAACCACTGCGGCGGCCGCGTCCTCGACCCGGCGGGAATCCTCGCGGTGCGCCTCTTCTGCGACCGGCACGGCCTCGCCCTCCACCTCGACGGTGCGCGGGTCGCGAACGCCGCGGTCGCGAGCGTCCGGTCGCTCGCCGAGCTGGCCGCGCCGTTCGACTCGGTGAGCCTCTGCCTCTCGAAGGGCCTCGGCGCGCCGGTCGGGTCGGTCCTCGCCGGGCCGGCGGAGTTCGTGAAGCGGGCCCGCCGCGCGCGGAAGATGCTCGGCGGCGGGATGCGCCAGGCAGGGATCCTCGCGGCGGCGGGGCTTTTCGCGCTCCGCAACAACGTCTCCCGCCTCGCCGAGGACCACCGCCGCGCCCGGGCGCTCGCGGAGCGGCTCGCGACGGTGCCCGGTCTCGCGGTCGAGCTTCGGACGGTGGAGACGAACATGGTCTTCGTCTCCACGCGGCCCTCGGGCCGCCGCGCCGCCGAGGTCGCGAAGCTCTTCTCCGAGGCGGGCGCTCTCTGCCTCGCCGAGTCGCCCTGGAGGATCCGGTTCGTCACGCACCTCGACGTCGACGACGCGGACGTGGCGGAAGCGGGCGAGACCGTCGCGCGGGCGATGGCCACCCTCGTGTGACGCGGGGCCGGCCGCTCGCGTGAGCCGGCCGGCTAGAACGCCCCGGAGTCGACGTCCCGAAGGAACCGGATCAGCCCCTCGAAGTAGCTCCTCTGGTCGTCGTAGATCGCCAGGTGGCTGCCGTCGGGGCAGTGGTGGTAGCGGCCGTGGGCGAAGGCCCCGGCCATCCACTCGAGGTGCGCCGGGTCCATCGTGTCGTGCCGGGCGCCGATGACGAGGGTCGGGACCGTGATCGACGCCAGGTCGGCCGTCCGGTCCCAGGCGACGAGCTTGCCGGAGGCGCCCAGCTCGCTCGGTCCCTGCATCGGCACGTAGACCTTCGGGTTCAGGTGACGGAACGCCCGGTTCACCGGCTCGGGCCACTCGGCGGCGGGCATCCGCAGGACGTGGTGCTCGTAGTGGTGGGGGACGAGGAGCTCCATGTAGCGCGGGTGCTCGTGGTTCCCCTCGGCCTCGAGCCGCTGGATCTCCTCGAGCGCCTCCGGGG includes these proteins:
- a CDS encoding SRPBCC domain-containing protein, giving the protein MKTLRYATTIHAPREAVWAAMLGPDTYRAWTAPFCEGSYDEGSWNTGDRIRFLASNGEGMSSVIAESRPPEFVSIRHLGIVKNGVEDTTSEAATAWATSFENYAFAETNGATELTVEVQMPPDFEAFMNETWPKALATLKSICEDAASL
- a CDS encoding LamG domain-containing protein, coding for MRCSPRGFRFVVLVAASLLLPAGSALAQVPACTPPPPGMVAWWPGDGNASDIAGVHHGSVVGGVTYAAGRVGQAFRLDGSTGWVQVPDSAALSVTGQITIDAWINPATTGGRVVDKITAGGADGYLLDTHGGVVRLIVDGQSVSGATTLPTGAWSHVAGVYDGAEMRVYLNGTLDGSLGTTVAIPVNALSVRIGAASDGGSLFNGLIDEVEVFGRALSQPEIQAIVAAGSAGKCKQAATAEVPAVSIRGLSALALLLAAGALRVLRLHPV
- the ade gene encoding adenine deaminase, which gives rise to MPSGKLPLSAFVDAARGTVPADLVFRNARVVNVLTGEIHEETVGVAGDRILGFGPYRAARPEDEIDLKGAFLAPAFWDAHIHIESTMTTPPVFARLAAAHGTAAVVTDPHEIANVRGAEGLEAFLSSAADLPVEIHVMLPSCVPATHLETAGATLGAEDLAPFYGRKNVLGLAEMMNVPGFLFGDPGVRAKIEDAVSRGLPIDGHSPLLTGLDLNAYVGAGIRTDHECLGRDEATEKVRRGMSIWIREGTAAKNLDDLLPLVNATNSERFAFATDDRHPWDLLTHGHVDHHVRRAIAMGLDPVLAFRLASWSCARHYGFRDRGAIAPGFRADLVTFAALEDVRPDLVVLGGRRVAQGGELLVDVPSRGISEGPSFRLDGFDATRLRLAAAPGAHVRVIEVHPGSLATGSATAEARAVDGAAAADPSRDLAKLAVVERHRGTGNVGVSFARGFGLARGAIASSVAHDSHNVVVCGCDDTSMETAVRRAAEIGGGIVVADGAQVLAEVALPVAGLMSNARMEDVDLAERGANEAARALGTSVDHPFMTLAFLALPVIPELKLTDKGLVDVALFRHVSPFA
- a CDS encoding VOC family protein — protein: MSERTELLPGSFCWPELATPDSAKAKAFYAGIFGWTAVDAPSSGGTYTFLRLRGLDVAACRTLSDHEKAQGIPSYFMTYISTASTDTSAAKAAELGGKVLFGPFDVEGIGRMAVVQDPGGVVFALWEARGHIGARLVGEENTLCWTELVTKDPDGAKAFYGGLFGWTWKESEVSGPSEYHEIHRDGQAIGGLLPMKGKWWADVPPHWMPYIFVSDCDASAAKATALGGGAAVPPMDIPHVGRFAVLRDDQGAHFSVIAMAPMPVTA
- the ltaE gene encoding low-specificity L-threonine aldolase, which translates into the protein MREIDLRSDTVTRPSAAMRVAMAEAVVGDDVFGDDPTVRELEEVAAELLGKAAGLFVPSGTMSNQAALLAWTERGDEVFLHERSHILLYERAGAAVIGSLQTHTFASEDGMLDPETMEEFVHTGEDPHNAPTRVVALENTHNHCGGRVLDPAGILAVRLFCDRHGLALHLDGARVANAAVASVRSLAELAAPFDSVSLCLSKGLGAPVGSVLAGPAEFVKRARRARKMLGGGMRQAGILAAAGLFALRNNVSRLAEDHRRARALAERLATVPGLAVELRTVETNMVFVSTRPSGRRAAEVAKLFSEAGALCLAESPWRIRFVTHLDVDDADVAEAGETVARAMATLV